The window ACCATCAAGCCCTGGATATTTTCACCGATTAAACGACGACCTGCTATGGTTTTAGCGTATTGGTTGGCCTCGACGATCTTGCCACCACTAGAAAGGAGAAAAAACAAAACCGGGGCCCTGTTTTTGAAATAGGTATTGGTTTCAAAAGAGATATGTTGATCCCATTCCATATCACATACCGCTAATCATATTTTCAAGATCATCCAGTGATTGAATATATTCGGTGCCGGCGTATTGTTTGATGGTATCAATGCCCCCCCATCTGAAAGCCTGTCCGCCAATCAGCAAATTCAAGTTTGGAAAATCTGAGCGAAAGACTTCGATACCCCGCTTCAAATGATCCAGGTTTGATAATATGCTTAGTGAAAATCCAACGACATCCGGTCGAGTTTCATGGATAAACCGGACCGTTTCTTCAATCGGTGAATTGGCACCAAGAAAATACCCATCCCACCCATTCAGCTCAAAGATGTCAGCGACCATTTTTCCACCGATCTGATGGAATTCATTAGCAGCGCAAGCGATCACCACTTTTCTACCGATACGTTCACTAGCAAATATGGACGGATAAGCCAGGTTAAGAAGGCTTTCGGTGATGGAAGTCGATAGATGCTCGGTGGCAACGGTTATTCGATTGTTTTCCCATAACTCGCCGACTCGATACATACTGCGCTGAAAAAGGTCGGTATAAAGCTTTTTAAGATTTATTTTTTCGCCCAGCAGTTTTTGGACGATGTCATGGCATTTTGACCGATCGCCGTCAAGCAAGGAGGCGAGGTAGGCTTCATACAATTTTTCTGCGATCATTTTTATTTACTCTGAATCTCCGGTTGGTGGTTTACGGTTTGGATTTGAAGCAATCGCCATTGTTTTGCTAATAATATTTTTGGCACCGGAAATCCACTTGTCTGGAAAAAGAGCGTCGTCCGTCAGCCACCCCTTGATCGCTGCGACGGCACCATTTATCCCGTTTTTCTCATCAGTAACCGAGGCTACCAGCAATTTGCCGGTATTTTTAAATTGTTTTGCAAACTCGGCTCCCGCCAATTGGTCAAATTCACCGGATAGTGATTCAAATTCCTTTTCAGACACTAACTCAGTCCTATCGCGCCTCAGAATCTCTGCTGCTGACAGCAGCTTGTCATAGGATGCCGTATTTTCAGGAATTGCAAGCGTTAGCTCTTCATGTAAATATTTAAGCGTCTGCTCCAGCATTATTTGAGGCATTCCCCTGTTGGCAAGCACTCTGCCAATCCACTCGATCTGGCTTTGCAAACTTTTCTGATCTAACCGTGTCAACGTCACCAGCCAGCATGAATCACTGTCGGAAAATCGTTTGCCGCGTTCTCCAAAGCGATGTTCATAATATGGGAACTCCGTCCAACTTCGCGTACTTGCTTTGAGAGCAGCTTGAATTTCCCGTTCATCATCGGGAATGGGGTAATTGCCCGCCTCAGGATTAATCCGTGCCACATGCAAGGATTTCTCGGTATTATCCAAGGGGTATAAAAGTTTGTACAATTCCTCCAGACCGGCGAAAGCCTCATAGGCTGCTTCAACGATCCGGTCGTGTAATGCTGGATTGTCCAGTACTTCGTTCATTTTATCTGAGAATTGTTTCCAATGGGTTGACACGTCATCCCTGTAACTCGAATAGTAACGACAGCCATTTATTTCATCTAAGTGAAAGGTCTCTGAAATATCCGGTCGATGCATGTTGTTGCCCAGTGTCGATCCTTCATACACATACAAATAGCCAAGCAACGTAATGGGATTGTCAACCCGCCTCAGGCGGATTTTTTCAGTTATTGCTGTTGCAGCTTCAATGCAAGAAGTATGGGTCAATTCAATTCGCGGCTCGAAAAATTTAAGATCTTCCTGCAAAAATCTGAGTTTCTTAAGGCCATCGTTCCATATGGATAATACGCGTTTGTCTTTTGAAATTGCAATCTCATTTTCGAATACACTATGAATAACGGCCAAGGCCTGGAGCTGGTTCACATAGCTTTCCAGGGGAAGTTTATGGTCTATCAGGGCTTTAAAATAAGGCAGGGACTCAAGTTTGGCATGATATTCTTGAGTCTCCACTTTGAGTTTTGCCATTACTTTGATCGAGCGATCTTTTTGAGTTTGGATATCGTTGGCACTCAATTTATTATTCCCTTTTCTTTTCGGGTCGAATCATGAAAATGGAGATGGACATCATTAGAGTGACCATGGTTATAATTAATTGAGATTATTTCAGATAACATCTGGATACATGATGCCTGACAGCGAGTCAAATGGTATTCATCATTTTGATCAACTCAGCTATCATCAAGGCACCTTTATGTGACGGTAAAGCCCGACTGCTTCTTGAATCATGCAGAGTAAGCAATCCGGGTTAGCCTCACGCTAAGGATAATGAGTCAAAATCGAAGGTTTAGGGGTGTATGGGAAAACTTTATGGTTGGCACCAAAGATGTACAGTGTGGCTGATGGAGAGATTTCTGAAGGCGGCACCCGGAGTCGAACCAGGGGATAAAGGATTTGCAATCCTCTGCCTTACCACTTGGCTATGCCGCCATATTTACAAAGAGTTTTACCTTAACACAGTACTTAGCATAAATGAAGAGTTATGATTCAGGCTCAAGGAATTGATATCATCATTTCCATGGCCCTTCGATTAACGAATCAACAATAGGATCAAAGACGATATTCCCTGCGAAGAGGCCTGGCTTGTTAGGCTTAAATTTAAACTGAGAGAATCTTAAAGTAGTTTGAGCCATAGAGTCTGAAATATTCGAAGCTAAAAGTTTCCGGAGGCTATGGACATTATCTGGGTTTCCGTGTTGATGACGTTTTCCTGATGTGCCCATTGGTTCCAGTTGTTGCGGAATTGAAGTGTCTGAATCTGCTCTATCTGTATCTGCGAAAGCACGGTTTGGATGACACCCTCGACTTCATTGTTGAGCTGGGCGCCCAGCGGTTCGCCGATAAGCACTCGGATGGTGGGTGAGTGACGATCCAAAGAAGTGTCTATTAACGGAAACCCCCGCTCGGCCGCAACGATTTCAGAAATGCGGGCGATAAACCGGCAGGCAAGGTAGGCGTCGTCCAGCAAACCATACAGTCCCTTGTCGTCCGGTATGTAATCCTTGGGGTTAAGGAAGTACGCCGCAGCAGTCCGAATAATAGGCGATGTAAACCGCTGTATCCCAGCCGCAGCAG of the Desulfobacterales bacterium genome contains:
- a CDS encoding cobalamin-dependent protein (Presence of a B(12) (cobalamin)-binding domain implies dependence on cobalamin itself, in one of its several forms, or in some unusual lineages, dependence on a cobalamin-like analog.); the protein is MIAEKLYEAYLASLLDGDRSKCHDIVQKLLGEKINLKKLYTDLFQRSMYRVGELWENNRITVATEHLSTSITESLLNLAYPSIFASERIGRKVVIACAANEFHQIGGKMVADIFELNGWDGYFLGANSPIEETVRFIHETRPDVVGFSLSILSNLDHLKRGIEVFRSDFPNLNLLIGGQAFRWGGIDTIKQYAGTEYIQSLDDLENMISGM
- a CDS encoding biliverdin-producing heme oxygenase, with the protein product MSANDIQTQKDRSIKVMAKLKVETQEYHAKLESLPYFKALIDHKLPLESYVNQLQALAVIHSVFENEIAISKDKRVLSIWNDGLKKLRFLQEDLKFFEPRIELTHTSCIEAATAITEKIRLRRVDNPITLLGYLYVYEGSTLGNNMHRPDISETFHLDEINGCRYYSSYRDDVSTHWKQFSDKMNEVLDNPALHDRIVEAAYEAFAGLEELYKLLYPLDNTEKSLHVARINPEAGNYPIPDDEREIQAALKASTRSWTEFPYYEHRFGERGKRFSDSDSCWLVTLTRLDQKSLQSQIEWIGRVLANRGMPQIMLEQTLKYLHEELTLAIPENTASYDKLLSAAEILRRDRTELVSEKEFESLSGEFDQLAGAEFAKQFKNTGKLLVASVTDEKNGINGAVAAIKGWLTDDALFPDKWISGAKNIISKTMAIASNPNRKPPTGDSE
- a CDS encoding YkvA family protein, with the protein product MTAQAIIEHIDTLLSSSTAYNALQARLEQFADDNAITLGPNDKAAMTELAEGYVRAVANLLIECDMAAAAAGIQRFTSPIIRTAAAYFLNPKDYIPDDKGLYGLLDDAYLACRFIARISEIVAAERGFPLIDTSLDRHSPTIRVLIGEPLGAQLNNEVEGVIQTVLSQIQIEQIQTLQFRNNWNQWAHQENVINTETQIMSIASGNF